The Bifidobacteriaceae bacterium genome segment GGCGCGTCCGGGTTCTCCCGGTCCGGGCCGAAGAGGTGCCGCACTTGGGCCAGCCACCAGTCAATAAGCCGATCCGCGCCGTTGATCGCGGGCACCAGCCTCTGCTTCGGGCCGCGCCCGCGCGAGCCCTTCCCGAACCTGACATGCAGCTTGCCGAACTCACCCAGCCCGGGCCGCCAGTCCCGGATGTCCAGCTTCGTGCTCTCCGTTATTCGCAACCCCAGCCTGCGCCACAGGGAGGCCGCGAAATAGTCCCGCGCCGCCGGCAGGAACTTTCTAGCCTGCTCCAACGTGACCCGCCAGCCCGCGAACAGCGCGTCGACCTCCGCGTCCGAGGGCGGCACGCGCACCTTGCCCAGACTGGCACCCGACTGCCTGTTGAACTCGTCAATAGGCTGGTCGACCACAAACCCGGTCAGCGCGTGCACGTCGGATTGGTAGCGGGAGATCAGGAAGTCGTAGAACTGCGCGATCATTCCCGCCTTGCCGGCCCTCGTGCTCACCGCCTGACCCGCGCGGTGCAACGCCGCGAGGAACCGGTCGGCATCGTCGGGAGACGCGATCCACAACGGACCGCCCAGGCTGCGGCGGAACTCAAACACCACGGCACGGGCCGAGGCGACATGGCCATCCGACAGTCCGGCGGCGGCCATTGCCAGCGCGTACTGGTCGATCAACTCTTGCTCGAAGTCTGCCGCATCCTGCTCTGTCCGCAGCTCGCGCGCCGAACCGATGCTGCCCACGACAGCGAGGTTCATCGCCCTGCCAGTTCAGCCACAGCGCTCATCATTCACGATTAAAGCCGAATCTTCAATATTCATGACGGCGTGTCGGGAATCTCACGACACCA includes the following:
- a CDS encoding tyrosine-type recombinase/integrase; its protein translation is MNLAVVGSIGSARELRTEQDAADFEQELIDQYALAMAAAGLSDGHVASARAVVFEFRRSLGGPLWIASPDDADRFLAALHRAGQAVSTRAGKAGMIAQFYDFLISRYQSDVHALTGFVVDQPIDEFNRQSGASLGKVRVPPSDAEVDALFAGWRVTLEQARKFLPAARDYFAASLWRRLGLRITESTKLDIRDWRPGLGEFGKLHVRFGKGSRGRGPKQRLVPAINGADRLIDWWLAQVRHLFGPDRENPDAPMIPSERCDGGLGRCSRASDDVLRKGLKAQTAIHLPAWADRMSPHVLRHYCASSLYGAGMDLKAIQEVLGHEWLSTTTRYIHVASDHIEQAWVSANRRLETRFGGSV